A region from the Desulfoglaeba alkanexedens ALDC genome encodes:
- a CDS encoding DUF3783 domain-containing protein, producing MDDSPRLLVWNYTIEEKAALDEFLRQIEAPPAVSIPARRGHLPLKDIIHTDRTATDDFHSDEKVLLFYNIPQKGVYFLIQAFKNANLPRPIYAVVTEHSINWPFSELVEHLVEERNAVEAARRDAAAERSDA from the coding sequence ATGGATGATTCGCCCAGACTGTTGGTGTGGAATTACACCATAGAGGAAAAGGCGGCCCTCGACGAATTTCTCAGGCAAATCGAAGCGCCTCCCGCCGTTTCCATCCCCGCCCGGCGGGGTCACCTCCCCCTGAAAGACATCATCCACACGGACAGAACCGCGACCGACGATTTCCACAGCGACGAAAAGGTGCTTCTTTTTTATAATATTCCCCAAAAAGGGGTGTACTTTCTCATACAGGCCTTTAAGAACGCGAATCTTCCGCGACCCATCTACGCGGTGGTGACCGAACATTCCATCAACTGGCCGTTCAGTGAACTGGTGGAGCACCTGGTGGAAGAACGCAATGCCGTGGAAGCCGCTCGAAGAGACGCGGCGGCCGAGCGTTCCGATGCTTGA